The genomic window ATCGAGACTTTTAAAACTAGGAGAAGAGTTGTTCAAGttgattttgctaaaaaataccaaaaggCTCTTGTCGAGGTCAAAGAAGAGTTGAAAGAGAAGGATGGAGAAGAGATTGCAGAGTATATGAAGGAAGAAATTCGAGAATGGTTTCAAACAGAAAggtttgatcttttttttcttctgagcTTTTCCATAAACACTGGAGGGGtatgattttcaacttttttcgaattccAATTAAGGATAGTACGAAAACGTTGTCATATGATGTCAATGACCAATGTGAAATTGCATTGTTTTACGtcgtcatctttaggtcgcacatctcgatcaaattatgaaaaaaggcaaaactctttacttagtcaaTATAGATGCGAAGaggacatttttagttattctgcattaaatagttttgatagacatttttcttaAACTATAAGAAGtgttttaaaagtgtttttctaaaattatcctatagaacaaaaaaagagaaaatagatTGGAAAATTGGATGATCCGCGTATAGCGcgcatccttttttttacatttccagaaaggaaaatgaaaattatctgattttattctctttctttgctccatagggtagctttataaaaaaaactttagtaaTGTTTTTAATAGATTAGAATAaagtctatcataattaattaatacaaaataatgattaatgctgttTTTTAATCCTAATCGAcgaaagaaataactttttgtctccattcaaattttgaactaCCTACATGTGCTACCTAAACAGGTGCGTCCAcacgattatattttttttgagagaggGGGCGGGGAccttggtttttgtatttttttcaaaaaaatacaaaaagtgtagaaaataaaatttttatgaaaaaaaaaatgaaaaaaaaaaaatttcgtaatactaaatttttgaaaaaaaaaataaatcgtaaATGTTCGATTatgtaaaaattccttattgcAGTGGGGGGCTACAGACCACCTCCTGCGGACACACCTGCTATAGATGGGATCGTAGAAAATGAGATTTCGCAAAGGTTATTTTCCATAATATGAAGGCCAGAAGGGAGGGTTTTTAGCTCTCAATTCCGATTaccttaaaattagaagctgctacatgttcctccagctaGGCACGCAGAaaggggaggggaggggggtgaAGGAGTAAGTCTTCCCgtagtgaaaagagaagaataagggcgtGTAAGTTAGGttagtcttccttgtttttagattgaattgtttattttggttctaggatgttacgcCCTAGGCAGTTTAGCCCCGAGAAGTTCTGCCTTGGGAAGTTTCGCAATGTAAAGTTTCGCCAtcgtacatatattatagcattaaGGTATTTTTCACATATAACTTAAGGTTTAAAATGAGTCTTCTAACTcacttgaagtcatttgtaaaTCATTTTGGCATTCATTGGTGTAAAAGGCGcgcattttaatatattttaaaatagaaactaTCAACTAACTAATTCTTGccatttctataataatattttatattaaccttgcttTTGCTGGTCTTAACCACGAGTCTAGGTCAGAttaaaacaacatcaaaataattaagataaattatatttttaattttaaagttttattaaactaCTTAGTTAGCGTAACTCTCAAAAACGTATTAGGACCTTAAACAATACTCTTAACTAACCTAACTCCTAATTTTGATTCTAACATGAGTAACAGCCATGATAAACCTATTAAACCCTTAAGAGAGTATTAATTCTTGTTCCCCTCCCCAGTAAAACCAATGTATGAATCACTAGatccaaattgaattaaaatgccataatgttataattaatcacaaaggacttcaagtaaAGGAAGGTCTTAAATTATATGGGGAAGaaacatttatgctataataaatgtatgagGGCGTAACTTCCAcagggcgaaacttcccagTGCTAAACTGCGTAGGGCGTAACTTCCGGTCAGcgtttatttttcccttgaccACTCTTTCCCTACATAGctttattttcaatgatataattatagAGATGAGCAAGGGAAATTCCCAGACTATCCCTCAGATGATGAAGGAGGCTCTGCAGCCGTATTCCATCCCGAATACTTCAGTGAGGATGTAATGGGAGGGATTGCCGGTCAATTAGAGGAAAATAGTAGTTCCACATCGAGCAAGAAAAAGGAGTCTGTCAAAGGGAATAAAGAGGACGGAGATAAGAAAGGATCTGGCATAGGAGGAGAAAAGGAGGCTGAAGATGAAGAATGTGGCTATCGACTGAAAAACTCAGAGTTTTTGAAGTCTCTAAAAGCTGCAGAAGATACGTATAATGGTAAGAATAGACAGGGGCGTCAGGcaagggtgggctggaggggctgtagatAGTGTTacgtcggtccttatttagttGGTCGAGTCTTAGGACGGCcctatcagtccttaggactgttgatCATTAGGACCAGTGCCtaagaagaataataattagtaaaaagaaaaataccatcattgacgtcacgagggatcgattttaccctctataaggaccgacaagtaTGACTGTACTGTACGGCGATCATACGTAAGGACCAATATAACACTCACTATAAGATTATtgcttttcagaaaaaaatttaaatgtaaaaagcctcataactttttttttcaatttaaaaaggtcatttggTCATTcacttttttctctcttctaaaaaaaataaccccaaaatattatttatagcaggcgtttattaattttattaaggtTGGGGAATGAATCGAAATCATATGTTGTGCAACGTACATTGTCCAGTTTCGGGCCATAGTGGCCCTGCACTTCTGATAAGCCATgtaattgattgaaaaaaagaattccaAATTTTCTATACTTAATGCATATGGACTTCAACGACGATTCCTAGgctagatggagtaaatgttatactattatgattatttgctctgaatcagtgcaactcaATCTGACCAATTacaggaacattaaaaaacccACAAGAATACTtgtccttttctaaaaaaaagctgctaaaaacttattttttaaaaaggttatttaaaaaagaaaagaaaggggtccaatttgatttttataaagtgGGAAATTactcttgcaaaaaataaagtaagaaaaatgacCCACAGATTTGTTCCAGGCCCAACTAGGTACTTTGGCCTCAAACTATTTCTGCCCTAGGACATTTCCCCTTAaagacattttgccttaaaatataaataattgagatttatacgtcgtcattctatatttttgatgaaaaaagatgTTCCCATTGAACtttttaaccaaaatatgtaatatttactaATGTAAAACAGATTCAACGGTTGTTTTTTGTTAGAATAAAGATAGTGTGATGTACCAAAATTTCAATGGATACATACTATCAAAATTGCACTATgcaatgagttcgaaccagagacaaaatatctaataaaattgttgtaataagtaaaataaacacTACAATAATTGGAACAAAAGAAGTTTTTATCCCTTCTCCGctactaattataattagatatgatggattattcatgttAGAAAATACTTATGGATTGACGAACAGGGATAATATGAAGCAAGTGCATAATGCCATCATTTTCCCAAGAGAAAACAACTTTGTTGCTTGGGGAATAAATTGAATACCTTTATTgttccatatacataaagtaagTTGGAAACGAGatccattaaataaaatgattttttgctttttcaagACTATTGGGTCACTAAGAAGGGTCTTCTTCTTGAAGGGGCACCTTCAAAATCATTTCATTCGGTTGAAGAGTTGGCAATGGACTGTTTCAATACTTTTGGTTTGTAGTTTCTCTTTTTGAGTCCATCACTCATAGCCACATTATTATCCCTAGAACAAGGACATTATCCAGGATTACCATTAATCAtacctaattatataattaattactaattatctTACACCTTCttgtaatactaataataataacaggacatccaattttaaattattctatataaatttctacaatatatattaaataccttTTTAGAATAGTcaatatcttaattaattaattatttatccccGTATCCAACACCTCTTCCTATCCATAAAGCCTTCAATTCTACATACAGAGTCCGCCATATGTTTTGAGACAGTTACATGTAGTATATTCTATTTGAATTTCCCGCGCATTGATTCTGCTATCACATGATTGGTGGATATGTTGGGGGAAAAAGTATACcccgttgttacctttattgtatcatgcaaccttccTCCTCAAAAACAACAGAGAAAAGGCCCATCATCAGTTGGTAGCTGATAGTCAATTCTTaccaattatggaatttttatataataattgttgagaattatTCACAGCACTTTAACAATAGCTCATtcaaattaaaccaatcaacgtGCAGAACACTGGgaagagtaaataaatataaaatcgacagctaaaaaaatacagtacAAATTTGTGTACTGGTGAGGTAGCGTCGTGCGAAAGTCAGttgcaaattgaaaaaaaaaaaatctatctccGGAGTGCAGAAAAAAATGCCCACGAATTTGCATTGTTAAGGCCTTTAAGGTCTTCAAAACGAACAAGAGTTCCATCAACTACTACACCATCCAGAAGTTCAAGAACCCCAACATCATTGAAAGATGCCCAAAGGATTGTTGAGCACCATGCAATCAGGTGTATGAGAGACAACGTCAACGCAGAAACAATTTGTAAATTGTGCCCAGAAGTGAGGCTAAAGGTTGGAAGCTGTCTGGGCCTCTGGTAGTAGACATTGTGAGTAAAGATCCGTGTTAAAATAAACTACATGTTGTTCTTTCATTGATCATTAAATTCACTTTTtgatatccccccccccttatctCTCACAGAACGAGTACTCTAAAACAAATGATTGACCCTTTAGGAACATACTCTTAAAAACTCcaaagtagaattgaaggtTTTATCATTTCCTGACTAAAGTCTATTGTGAAACGTAGACATAATCTCCTCGGTCCCGTACATCCAAACCCCCAACTAAGCTTAATATGCATGCTTTTTATTCATTCACACGGCCTAGCACCAAAATGATCTCAATTACATAGCTTAGTACAACTGAGCCCCTctcatatccttttttttttctgcttccCTCTTCCTGATTAAAGATGTCTGGAAGAACAAGGATGAGAGCTATAACAAAGTTCAGAGTTTTGATTTGGAGATGATTCGAGAGGAAAAACGTCTGGAAGTGGAGGAAGAGATCCGCAAAAAAGTAGATGACTTGATGAGAGAAGAGTTGGAACAGCTGAAAATTGTAGGTATTTAAAGGGTTAGGCCATATGGAGGGGCATCCACAGgggtattataatttttttttttgagggggggagGAGGattggttttggatttttttatagcaaaaatctaaaaattaaatttgaaatattaaatttttgtaaatttatttttcaaaaatccacaattattctcaaaaaataaaattttattgaaaaaataatcaaaaatatacagttattctaaaaaaatataatttgaaaaataaattcaaaaattcataggtatattgtcaaaaaaatcattttttttttcaaaaatcaaacctattctgaaaaaaaaaggatattttggaaaaagtttcatgtaaaaagcaaaaaaatcctttatcattgtttttttgggAGGGTGGGTGGGTATATAGCCCCTCTAGCCCATTCGCTGTGGACGCTCCTGATATACATTGAGTAATGATTGAGTAAAGGTAGTCGCTGATAAAATAAGTATAGTaggatattaaatttgtttctttttctttaattaattttactgtGCAACAGCATTTTGTCCTGCAGTCTGAAActcacatttttaatttttatttcagccaTAGAACAtgaaaatgatcattaatgCATTAAAGCCTTAAAAGTTTGGCTTTAAaagcctttttaaaaaaatcaagtttttaggttataactacgattcagtgccatatttcgacataaaagatctatatagataataatcaaagtaaataactaaTTCATATTAACATTTCAGACcttacatttcaatttaatagaaaaattggcTTCATGCaaggtcaattttgattgatttttggtctattttttttttattcaaaatttatttaggaaCTTTCATAGaataagctggttaggttgcgttgaatatagattacaattgtaaaattgttttaatccccttacATGTCAATTATTagtcatattatatatgtattattcgttaaaaacttatatgaaaatttaaaaaaaaaatcctcggAATATTATTCTTATCTATATTTAATGCAACCTAtccagtatattttataaaattcctttaaaatttaaaaaattaaactgaccaaaaatcaaataaaaattgcccATTAATGaagccattttttcttttaaattgaaatgtaagctctgaaatgtttgtatcaatttgttatttactttgatttcaaTCTACtaggtatgcgcctatgaaatgaaACCTTCGGGTATTAGTCCCTAGGTTTCGCCAGATAGACATTATAAACcagtccaaaaatctaaatggtTAGTTCGACAtatgtcaacaatatttaattcattgtttgtatagttgcATTCAACAATGCACTTTTATCGCttgtaaaaatgtctaattttgtgcctacaaaccACGATGTTcagacatcattgattttctgttaccaattgaagaaaaacgcttctcaagccAATTaaatgcttgtggaagcttacagtggacatgttctaagcagagcacagtgcttcaggatgtttgaaaaattcaaaagtggtGAGTTTGACTTGAGAAATGAAGAGTGCGGCTGGCCACCTAAAAATTTTGAAGACGCCAAATTGCAAGCATCtctcgatgaaaatattaatgGCCTTCTACAACCCGGTAAACCGTTAATGGTGATTGCTACCAACAAGAATTGGCCGATTTGAACCATGCTATACGccaaaaacgcccaaaatatgaTGCAAGGCAACACcaggtaattttccttgatgacaacgcaTCACCGCATAGCTCTATAACCACCTaccagcttgttgaatcgtacaactgggaacctcttgctcatgCAGGTTACTCGCCAGACCTGGTGCCTTCCGATTATCACCtgtttgcatcgatgggccatgcactcaatgatttacgcttcgaCTCTCACaatgaagccaaaaaatggatcgatggctGGTTTGCAGAAAAAGACGAACCACTTTTTTGGAGaggcatccataaattgcctgaaagatggggGAAATGAGTGGCTAGCGAAGGggcatactttgaaaattaaattttgtaacttttttttcgcaataaacattcaaaaatttttaaaaaaagtctcatttcataggcgtATACCTggtatatagttatttcatgtcaaaatgtgtcactgaatcgtagttataccatatataatttcctttaaaaaaaaggcttttagGGCCAAAATTTTACAGGTTGAAAGTTTTGatggtcatttttgtgttctacggcttaaataacaatattaaatgtggGGATTCAGCCTGCAGACGCTGCAACACCTCCATTTTGCTGCATAGTGGTATCGGcaatttcaaatacaaaaataatatttggctCTGACGATGATGTAATACAAAGGTTACCAACCAAAGAGTAACATTTCTTCCTTGACGTAGCTCATAAGGCAATATAATTTATCccgaaataaataattgaaaacattaataaaaattcgtATGCTGGCAGACTTGACCACAAGGTTTTACTGTATCTTTGTTTCTACCCTTTACCATAGCTGCCTCTCATTGCTGTAGACTACTTTTAATATACTCCACCCTTAATATGTTAgttcactgtaaaatgattCTGGTAAGAAGTTTGCAGACAAAATCGTgtataatttcattgcaattatattatattcgggcATCATGAAcctgaaataatattgaaaagtatACCCTGGCCCACAAGCTGtgcaggtgaagtactgggccccAATGCAGTTTAAATTTATCGACTGCCGCTTCCCTGAACATCAACGAAAATCTTCTAATTTCCTAAAATACAGATGGGTCCACGGGTAGTAGAGGTGAACTGCTGCGCTCACAAGACATCTTAAATTCTTTGCTTCCCGGAGGTTCCCAAGGTTCCTATCAATGGGTTGTGCAGGGTAACCGCTGGGATACAAGGCCCAATcggttaatttatttaaaaaaaaattaatgaatttttttttcatccaaaaggaagaatttaacctgttTTTGGAccagcagttcacctacacTATTCGTGAGTGAGCTATATTTTGGGATTTgggaagggttctttgatgctcaagaAGCAGCAGCAGAGAATTTTTACCTTTCTTGGGCCCAAGAGTTTGCTTGCACAACGTGGCGGCGTGGAGTTTAACTGCCGTAGGGCCCAGCAGTATAACCTCAAAGACCGGTTgcatttttgatattagaaggggtccatGATAGTAAGGGAAGCGGCCACGGCTTAATTTAACCTAGCCCAAGGACCAatagttcacctgcacaacccataggctggggtgtattatagcatattagaaagTGTCATTGATGCTTCGAAACAaagtggagtttaaactgccttgggaCCTAGCATTACACTTGTACAAACTGGGACCAGTGTGTAGAAAGAATCATGATGCTCTAGGAAGCGGCtgaggttgatttttttttcaaatcattcaaTACTTGCATTgccttaataaaatatagttttaatgaaattacacacgataatattgtcttacaataaaattacttcactattaatatattaagcACAACAATTTTATCTTACAAGGATTTTGTAAACCATGATTTTACCACGCAATGATATTACCCCAACTAttttgtctgcaacctttttacGACAATTATTTTACCAAAGAATCCCTTAATATACCAAACTGTCAATCAAAGTGTCCCTTTGTGGTgtttataaatttctttgacTCAGTTACTCTTAGATTTAAACTCAGAGTTTTTGATGTCCCCGCCTTAAATTTAAGTCTAGTGAATGCAAACGGTCCGTTAAGCCGTTCCTCACATcatttatgtacaatacatacccatatttttttaaggctgTTGAGAGGGACAAGGGAAAAAAGGGTAAAATTAGCAAGAAGCGGAAAAAGACCAAGAAAAAGGCcaataaaaaagggaagaaaaagaaagacaaGGATCTTACTCCGGATCGCACCACAGAGTCTTTGGTAGAAGAATTAGTTCAGAATGGAATTATTAGAACCTATCCTCGAGTAATGTTAGATGAAATCACGGGGGATATCTCATATACAGctatggaaatgaaaaaaagaggaatgGACCCTCGCCCTGGCCCTGGAGATATTCGTAGAACCATTGCTGAGTACTGCATTCTTCCTATGggtaattaagaaattataatcggagttgtagaaaaaatatgacttaaaaagCGCGCGATACTTTATGCTGTTACAACCTAGTGAGTGTTTTTATTAtgcaaagctgttatcattattctttagttGTTGAgaagataacatctaagtatgaTATTATAACTGctatgtgtgctcataaaagacgatgTGTAATACTAATGATTTGCTAGGAGTTCCCCGTAGTTCGAAAAGCCTtggaatgttataaaaataaaattttgagatttcgtagtgattttttttttgtagcatcCGGATCGAACTTCTTGGTGAGGTAGTTTTAGAAGTAAGATCAGATTAAATTCTCTTAAGTGAATGGAAGCCAAAAGAAAGGATTTTGCTTTTCTATTGCGTCCCTTTCACACCAACACCTTTTTTACCTTTTACATCTCTGTCAGATAGACTAGTTGTTCAGGAAACGGGCTTCTCTTTCGGGATCTCGTTTCCCTGGATTTATGTAGGGTTTACATCTATCATTTTGCCTGTTAATAACAGGATCAGCAGTGAAGGTTTTTTCATCACTGATGAAAAGAATCCTATTTCCACTATGTTTAAGATCATTCAAGATACGTTTGGACCGCTAAAGACGAGTGTTTTGTGGACCTGACTAAATAAAGGTATTTTCTGAAGCCTTCAGAACTTATTACCAGCATATTTTCCACCTTTTGACAAGGTGAACTGGGCCGttgcttttttatttgttagctCAGGTTTTACCATGCTTGGATTGGCTTCAAATGTCTCTTGGAAATGTCTGAAGAAAGTTTACATGGTATAACCCTTCAAGGCTTGTATTCAATTTGATCTCCGACTTCAAATCGTTTCCTGATCTTCCATACCGCCTGGTTGCTGActaagattatttatattgttcatatatttaatatatcacgCTAAAAAGTTCGAAAATACCTACCAAACATCTgcaatcttaatttttaataacattccaaGACTTTTAAAGCATCCACTATAATTGTAAGTCGTTGCTGGACTtagggtagaattgaggatcaatattgAAGGCATTTTTATCTGTGTTACcaagttaattttcaatttttcgcCCTCTTTTAAGCATACCGACAGGGTTGGAATTACTACAACTctatttcataaaacaaaactcaaaatagtttttctattatatttctattttcagCTTCTCAACATTTGAGAGAAAACACACCCCATATAAAATCTGTTCTACTTGTGGGACCGGAAGGAGTGGGTAAAACTCTGATACTCAATGCCATTTGTAATGAATTAGGAGCAATTCTTTTTGACCTCACTGCTACAAATATTGTAGGAAAATATCCGGGAAAATCCGGTCTCAACATGCTCCTTCATTTAGTTTTCAAAGTAAGCCGATTTTCTTATGCAATCTTAAAACAATTTCCCCTTACATAGAATAACCTCTAAACACATTAATAGGTATCCAGACTCGTTCAACCatcagttatttttattgacgCTGCAGAAAAAACCTTCCTTAAAAAAGTATCCAAAACTGATAAATCCGATCCCAAAAGGCTAAAAAAGGATTTGCCGCGATTGGTAAGAAGCTTATCCTCTGAGGATCGTGTTCTTCTCGTAGGAGCCTCAAGACAACCTTGGGAATGTGAGCAAAAGgtatgttcaaaatattaactagagttgtaaaaaatatgtatataaaaaaaccacaaaaattaacgtggtaactctgacaatttgaagaaggtttcagaggagagcagctaagctctaatgacgttttattaaatcagctgcgagcagctatgaTAGAAGGACATATAAGCTGGAATTACTTCGATATCCATCCTCAGTTCTACTACaattccaacaaggacatacgcTTATTACTCCCAAACAAAAAGCTCTCGCTTTTTATCTTGGAAGTAGCTTGGAAAATGAAACAGTCAGTTCATGTTGTAACAaagatactcaaaaataaagtatatcagATACACTGTTTTcatgaaaaagagagagaaaacaCACCCTACCTTGGGACGTATTATTtatagagttgagtagtttgtaatgaaaaaatgattctaggTAATTCTGCTTAAATTTTTTAGCCGCTGGTAATTTTGCCGCATGAAATATTCGCcgtctttatattttattaaagtatcggttcgaactttactgttgtatctcgaACCGATTAATTATACAGCTaggtgaagaagaaaaaaagaaaataatatcaaaatgattGCCTTATCATTTATgaatcattaaataaagaattttatagTCAGCTCTGTTcgtcttttattttgaattgttcgatccatcatttttttgggATTCTAAATGTTATCTCAAAATGGAAGAATttcttaaaataccacgtggtattgatataaaattacaactactactaatattatagctttataattgtacaaagtttatATGAGTTGACCAACAAGAAtttctcatcaaaaatgatgttttgtaCAACAACAGGTTGTCTAATTGGAgctccagatagtattagaactcattattacatataggctggaataccgatcctcaattctattccaaGTTCAACAAAAACTTACACTTTAATTCCCAATGAaaccctcagtgttactctctgtattATTGCTTTATAGCTAGGGATGGGTAATATATACACGCAATAGGTCACTCAACTCAgggatgaatataaataaaaatgtccttCCATACGTCAAGTCTCCCTGGCTTGGTATGAAAAAAGGAAGACTGATCTACATTGTCTTTAATTATCTTTCTTggaactaaaaaaagtattgcactccttttacgtcatattttttacaactctaactaTAATCTTTCCACAATGATAATGACTCTATCTTATTTCAGGGTCTCATGCAGACCTATCAGAAGCTACTCATCCTTCCTAAGCCAGACTACTCATATCGCTATTCTGTTTGGAAAACACTCATCACAAAAGCTGGAGGGATTATCTCTACAACACATCATAACGACTTTGATCTATCTTCCCTTACAAAGATATCTGATGGATACACATCAGGACATATCCAATACGCAGTGAATCAGATCCTAACTGAGAGACGGCTCATACAGCAGAATCaggtgaatattttttatgagaatatatatatatgtataaggatATAAGTCCTAACAAAAGGTAGTTTAGGTAGAATGATTTGCATTGTTGATTTGTCCAGTGAGGGATCATTCTCCTAGCTTTGGATTATGGAGGACTACAAtaagtatgttatttttttatcaactgccaattttctactttttttgctccttattattagtattctgaacgttgattgatttaATCCCTATTATCTGCTGCTTATCTCTACTATTAAGAGGACGtcatctttattgtatcttacaACCTTTCCTTGAAATACAAATAGTAAAAAGGCTAAAAACTAGATGGtagcaaggttaatataaatacaaaattataccataacgcttttccgactgatgtttgacttctactGCGCTTTTTAATAGTACCCTCAAAGAGTtatatatcgccttccttgactgttactgttagagtaccactgttatactctatgacgtcaaaatctgtaaGTATTGCCCTGTAGTCGggacggtacatcaaattgaaaattatggcaagcccaattacatcaTGCCCATAGaggtaaatccggtgtgttttttagctggcccgttaatttgtaattggtagtttacagaattaattttattttccttagctgttgtcattattatttaattcctgagtagtcaacatcctttccttaatagattcaattacgTTCATAATCTCTTTGAACGTTCATGTGTACTTATTGACGGAGCGTTAACCTGAGGATTAgatgcagagttataattatcagtccttgttggactcagggtagaattgggaacgacatcggagtaattctagcaaatgtccttgtttatatccttttctccttcctttgtTGCaccagctgatctaatgaaacgtcatgagcattat from Lepeophtheirus salmonis chromosome 1, UVic_Lsal_1.4, whole genome shotgun sequence includes these protein-coding regions:
- the LOC121132068 gene encoding dynein regulatory complex protein 11 gives rise to the protein MSNRSYNLLWDNAQKELKTAILGESQLFLGKVEKDRDVAYKSVSRIYVQYIRIYRKIEECYDQILHPQKRILLQKLLESCIGRILELKHDLVGLDFLEYSYHDETLSEKGISPQEIELTIPNFVLQERKADQDTWNGIIESTKSKMIDSDAEDEEEETMSLDEAILLIQRHERARQGRLRTQLMKEIRRQEQSDRNRSKIKSTIDSYLAAVRIQSVWKGVIARKKVKELRNKELAFIGMTLPVSMVNKYSPQIETFKTRRRVVQVDFAKKYQKALVEVKEELKEKDGEEIAEYMKEEIREWFQTERDEQGKFPDYPSDDEGGSAAVFHPEYFSEDVMGGIAGQLEENSSSTSSKKKESVKGNKEDGDKKGSGIGGEKEAEDEECGYRLKNSEFLKSLKAAEDTYNDVWKNKDESYNKVQSFDLEMIREEKRLEVEEEIRKKVDDLMREELEQLKIAVERDKGKKGKISKKRKKTKKKANKKGKKKKDKDLTPDRTTESLVEELVQNGIIRTYPRVMLDEITGDISYTAMEMKKRGMDPRPGPGDIRRTIAEYCILPMASQHLRENTPHIKSVLLVGPEGVGKTLILNAICNELGAILFDLTATNIVGKYPGKSGLNMLLHLVFKVSRLVQPSVIFIDAAEKTFLKKVSKTDKSDPKRLKKDLPRLVRSLSSEDRVLLVGASRQPWECEQKGLMQTYQKLLILPKPDYSYRYSVWKTLITKAGGIISTTHHNDFDLSSLTKISDGYTSGHIQYAVNQILTERRLIQQNQGGRALRPSEFIVPLSKCEPVYREEEAALTAWFVKTPIGKKRYKLLEGDDEEGTGGGASGAGKKEKKKKKKK